Part of the Canis aureus isolate CA01 chromosome 3, VMU_Caureus_v.1.0, whole genome shotgun sequence genome, GGGGAGTGTTTCACATCTGAACAAGTCAACCCTTGCAGATGTTGCAGCAGAAAGAAACATGTAGAGTCATTATTCAGTCTAAACCAGCACTACTCAgtgtgtggtccccagaccagcagcctCTCCTGGGAGCTTCCTGAAAGTGCAAATTCTTTGGTCCCCAAagcagatctactgaatcagaatcgcAGGAGGGTGGGTCACCGAGTGTCTGTGCTTTTACAAGCTCCCCAGGCAATGGTAGTGTtcactcaagtttgagaagccctgctTGCGACTGGTGGTTCTCATGGTGTGGTCTCCTGACTCAGccccagcatcacctgggaacttgttaaaaaccATCTGAGACTTTTTTCACTGGACATTGGCAGGGGGTGGTAGAAATGCTCCATGACATTTCAAATGTTCCAGGGCCACAGAAATAGCCCGTTCCGAACACACAAAATGATGAGTTCTTGGCTAAAAACTCTCAGATGCGCATTTTCCAGTCTTAGAACTGGAAAGGAATTACAGAGGTCTCTAGGACCTGTTTCTTGTCAGTAGGAGTTAATTATAAAAACTTACACATTGTCAGCatttccctccccacctctgatTGAACATGGATTGTTGAATCAGGAACTCTAGAGGCAGGGCTCAGCACTCTGTTTTAACAAGTCCTCTGGGCTGATGCACCTGCCAGTCTCAGAACCATTGGAACACAGTTCCCATTAAACTGTCTACACACATGGCCATGTAGAGCACTGAGAGTTTTCTATTTTATCCTGTTCTTGGGGCCTGTGCATTGACTCTTGACAGCTGCCCATTGCTGccactcctcctctccccagtGGCAGTGGAGAAGTGTAGCCAGGATATAGAAACTTGGCCCAGTCCATGACCATGGTTGGACCCTGGCAGAGTAGATGACATTTACTGTGACCTCTTGTGCTGAGCCCACCTTGCATCTCCCCAGTTCCATGGATGGTGCATCCTCTTCTCTCAGGTCACTCTGTGGTAGCCCTGGCTAACAAGTGTATTTTCCCCAAGGTATTTGGACCTTCGGTATGAAGAACTCTTTAGTGATGGAGGTGATTGATGCAagaaagatgaagacagaggaaggtaGGGATTGGGGCCTTAGCAGTGGGAGCTCCTGCTGCTAGCTGAGAGCTAAAGCTAAAGATCTGGGGTGGGAAGACATAGAGGTAGGGCTTGAGGTGGCCACTCTTGTTACACAGGTAGAGTATGTAGCATGccctggagaggaaggagggctgCCCCCTATTTTGCTCCAGTTGAGTATAGTTTCGCCCTATACAAGCAAATGCCTTAACCTGCAAgatctttgcatttttttaaaaaagactttaagtaatctctataccgaacgtggggctcgaactcacaaccctgagaccagtagttgtatgctctactgaccaagccagcccaGTGCCCCCAGATCTTTGCATTTTGCATTTACTTTGAGGAgacaaaaatgaaccattgggtcTGCACTTGGAAgctttaatgcattttttttaggGAGAGGTGATGTCACACATCTTGCCTTCCTCAGGCAGAATGATACACAACTCTTGCAGGGAGATGAAGCCCTTCACAACACGTTCTCTACTGACAGATCTGTCCCTAGATGAGTTTCAGCTCCTGAATGTCAATGAGGCAGCCTGGGAATAACTATATGATCTGCATTTTCTCTGATTATCCCAAGTGATGGTGTTTTTCACTGAATTTAGGTTGGAGATGGCAAGAGCAACCTTTTAACTTTCTTGTCTCTCAACCCCCTATTAAAATGATCAAAGTATGCACCATTTGAGAAAACAGGGAATGTAGCACCAGTGGGAGAGACATCATGAGGCATTTCTGCTTGATGGAGTGAAGTtgcaaaaggaagagggagggactGACCTGCCCATGATTTGGTATCTATAAAGGAACAGGCTGCTTGGCAAACTCATGAATAGAATTTTCTAGTAAAGCCTCCTTAACCCAAATACCCAAAAACTTCTGGCCAGCACTATAGTGAAAAGCTAAGGATTTCTGAGCCTGTTAGATTTGAGTTCAAATCCACTGTTTGCTAGTTATGCAAGCTAGTCAGCCTTGGTCTCATCCTCGGCTAACTGGAGGATAACACCCATTGAAAGGTATAACAGGGATTAAATGAAACAATCCAGGCAAGGAGACATGGCCAAAATGTTCATAGTTACCATTTACTGACTATtacatgccaggtactgtgctaacaGCTTCACATAACTTATTTCCTTTACCCCACAAAGGCTCTATGAAGTTGATCTTATTCTCACCATGATTTTACACACAAGGCGACTAAGGTTTAGAAAGGCTAAGGGGCTTCTCCAGATTCACAGTGATTATGCaaatatagaaagaatttggaCTCAACCAGTCTAATTGCAAAGCCCAAGCTTTCAGGCCCTAAGCTGAACTGCTCCAAgctttatttaatccttaccatTGCCTCATGGTAACCATTTtgttggtgaaaaaaaaatagaagttcagAATCTAAATAATTTGATGTTATACAAAGATCTGAAGCCAAGCCTGCTGGACTCCCAAGTTCCCCACCCTTTACTGCCATGCTGTTCTTTAATTGATGCATACCATGAAATGTCATTCtgtcttccatctttttttttttttttttaagattttacttatttattcatgagaatcacacagtttcagaggcagagaaacaggcagagggagtccgatgtgggattcgatcctgggactccaggatcatgtcctgagccaaaggcagatgctcaaccactgagtcacccaggtgtccctgtctccCGTCTTTGGATTCAATTTTTCCCCCACTGAAAACACGGGGTATAAGGCCAATTATGCGAGAGGGGGAAAATTCAAAATGTGGTTCTTTGAAGAACTGAATGATTGTATGCAAGTGCCTCTAAATcatgtatatttctattttctggtAGAACTCACAGAAAACATTGGGCTTCCCCTGAATATGCTTGAAAAACACAGCCCTTGGCCAGCCTATGTCACATATATGTCTCCAATGGTGAAAAGACTCAttgagaaaagcaaagctagagacCTGGAATGCAAGCAAGCACTTGAGGAAAGCCAACGGACATCCCGGCAGAGCAAGCCTTCCAGCATCACACACCTGAAAAGGAGAAAGTCATCTAAGTCCTCTGGAAATATGGTGTTGAAGGACACGAGGTCAGAGGCCATGTTATCGATGTGGAGCTCGTACTCTGTACCGACTGTGGGTCCTACTGTTATCCCGGAGCCAGTGTGCCTTCATACGGATTCCAGAGAAAATCCCACTGCAAACTATAACAAGATCATCTTCCCTCGAAAACCTATGATGAGGATGCTTCCGTACAGCTCCCTTCTAGCCAGCAAGGAAAAACATTCAAATATCTAGCAGGGAGTCCCTGCTGTCATCCCCCCAAGATTGTACAGCAATTAAGCTCCATTTGCCACAAATTTCACTATGTCCTTTAAATGTGAACTTATCTCTGCTTGTGCACAAGTTGGCTGAGATAAACCAGATCTGAATGTGGGTCGTGGGTGGGTGGGCGGGCACGTGCCCTCGAGCATCACAGTCAGATAGGGCTGGGAAGCCCCACGCTCTACTTCCTGCCATAGATGCCTGGAACCTGAAGGTGAATTAGTCCCAGTCCAGGCAGGGCACAGAAATCACACCAGTTATAATGCCAGAGATAATCTGATGTAAAGAATTACTAACCAGGTAACGGAAAAGGCGGGAAGAGAACACAAGGGTATTTGTGGAAGTAGCCACCTGCAGGAGGCAGGTTTCCTGAGGCTGGGGGAACAAAGGGAACATATTGAACTCATGAAAAGTTAGGCATTTGGAGAAGGGGCATGTGGGCTGAATCTCAGATTTCTGAAGCGGAGGAGACAGGGATGCTTCTCAACTGGTACTGGTGTCGCTGAGCTTGGAAGAAAGTTCCAGAGGGGTTGGTACCTTAGTCTCTGAGGAGGGGAAGCTGTTTGGCTTAGGTTGGTTCTGTGATTGTTAAGAAAACCAAAAAGTGGACTCCAATGCTTCTGGAAGAAACTGACACTGCCCAAGTGAACAAGAAGCGTTGCCAGTGGAGACAGACAGGGACAGGAAGCCCACAGAGGTAAACAGGAAGCAAACTAGGAGAgaattccttcctcctcttccagtCTCACAGGTTCCCCCACCCTGGACCCACGACGGGCAGAGCCTATCAGAGACGAAAGCAGGAATGTGGTTTGGGGAATCCCAAATCCCAGCATCTCAACATAGGATAAAAGGATACACTTGAAGCCAAGAGAGCATCAGCTTCAGAACTCTAGCATGGtggtgtgctgggtgattccaccTTGCTCCACCTGGCACCTGAGCTTGGTATTGAGATGTTTTTTTCCTTGGTAGGTTTACAAAGTAGCAGTGAGGGTGTGAGTGTCCCCTGGCTGAGAAGTAGAGGATTTTCTCCCCTGTACTAGTTAAAGACTTGCCTTGTGGAGTAGAGTTGGCAGGGGAGAAGTTGCTGGCTAGACCCCAGCTGTTATTTGTCAGACCACACTTAGCATTGGTCGTGCTCTGGGCAGTTCCCAATTGGCCCCAAAGCAAGCGATGTTAAACTTAGTCTCAGGGCGGACAGACTTTGTCTTTAGAGGCAAAGGGATTCTGGTTATGATAGGGAGACCTAGCTGATCTCACAATTGGGGTTTATCTAGAGAGCAATGCAAGGCTTCGTtggcagcttttcttttctttgacctCACCTGAATTTCTGTGTTTCCATTCATGAAGCGGTTAAGAGCCATTGTGCTTCCCCTCATGGAGATGTAGAGGATGTGGTGGGCAAGTTGATATAGATGCCATTGGAAGAAGTCAGATCTGCCCTCCACGTGTATTGTCACCATATGGGAGTCTTGCAGAAACTTTGGCACTCACGTTTGGTGCTGTGAGTAGTGTTGGGCCAGCCACATAAATTAGGAGCTCCGGACCTATTCCTGGATTGTCAGCTTTTGGCCAGAATGAATTCTTGCAAAAATATAGGTGGCCTCCAGTGAATCTGAGTGACTGCATTTTGCATCCGTGGATCATTTATAGACACAGAGGCAGGTGAGAAATTCCTCCAACAAGAATTTTTATCTCTTCTAGCCTTTTATGGAAGTTTATAGCCATGGAGTAGATTTGGgaatggatttgtctattctgggaGCACCAGCGATGTCTCTGAGGTTCTCATGAACAAAGCTAGTCCCACCAAATGTCTAACATTGCGTGTTAGAATTTATAGAGATTTGGGATTATTTCTTCCAACCCTTCTGAGGGTGGAGTAGTTctggtcaggttttttttttttttttttttttttgagttttctaggtGTTTAATAGTTTTTACAAAAGAATCTGTATACTCTCTAAAGTGATTGCTTTATAGGTAACATTGTTTAGATTAAGTTAATTCTCAGCCTATTATAACAACACGAGCATGAGTGGAAGGACGTTATTAACACCTTATGTTGTGATGAAGGTTGCTTGTATCTGGGACTATAGTCCAGACATGCTGCCTCCTAAGatagttttaagaaagaaaaagtttaattattttttgaattaggGGGCACTGCTTGAGCCCAAGCTGGGGTTCACAGCCCAGCCACTATGGGGATCTGGCCAGCCATGACTAACCTTTGCATGAGCACCGAGGGGGCTGCAGGGAAAAAGCAGTTGAACAAGACCAGCTGGACCCAGTATTGAAGCCTCAGTCattgggggagggaggatgaTCCTCAGTAATCCATGGTGCTTACATTTATCTTCTGCTCCAGACCTCCCTGAGCGTGATGGAGGTGGGGACCAGTGAGTCAAACTCCTAAAAGGCTCTTTTCCTAAAACCCTAGAAAGCCCTGGAGTATGTACAGAAAGGGGGAGGAGAGCTTCTCGATTTCACAACACAGCAGCATGCAGGGTCCCACTCACTGTCCTGGGTCTGGCAGAGGCCAGTGGAGGCTTGGTGGCACCAGCTTTGTTCATAAGAACCTGAGAGAGATCCCCGAGGCTCCCAGAACAGGCACATAGCCCTTCTGGGGGCTGTACTCTGACCCAAGCAGGTAGGGGCATGGAATGGAATAGGGATTCTTCCTAATGTAACCTCATCCTTGGCCAGTCCCAGCTGGAGCGGTCTGGGCTATCCCCGGGTCCTCTGAACATGTTGAACTTCCATCTCTAAGAGGGGACTAGTTTTCTCTGATGTTCCACAGCCTCTTCTAATTTCTCTCCTTGGCATCTGGAATTTTCTGTTTGGCAGGAGAGTTGCTTCACTTAGTCTGTCTGCTGTAGTAGGTTTATGAAGCACCAGAATCTGTATTTTGCTGGCCCTTCTGCGTTGCTCTGTAACCAAGGCCTCATTCCGACACATACCGAGTAGCTGTTTTTGAACAAATTCTTTGGCTCCTGCGCACAATATGGTATTTACCCATTTGCAAATTCCACCGTTGGTGTTTAAACAGTAATGCTTGACCTCGACCGCTGGTCATTTTCACTCTGGTGGGTCTGTAAAGACATCAGATAGTCCCGCATTCTGCGATGTCTCAGCCGTGGCCCAGGACCACGTCTTGAAGATTAAGCTGCTAAACCAATAAGATGCTGCCAGAAAGCCCTCCAGCAGGTAACTGTCCAAACCTGAGGTGTGTGCAAGCCAGATAGTTGGGGGTGGCCTGGGAGTTCTCTGACTGGCATGGGAGGCCTCGTGGGACCAAGACAGAGGGGCCTTCAAGAGTGGTGGACTTTAATAAACATCATGTGTGACCAGCACAGCATGAGCAGCtaatcttcttccttttcttgacCCAAGGTCTTCATGTAGGAGGCATGAAGGCGTCGCTGTGGTCCCCTTAGTCATTTTTGTTAGGACAGGGAGAACAAAATACAGGTCCCCGAAGGTAGGGATTTTGACCCTCGGGCTTTGATAAGGGTCCTCGGAGGAGGCTGAGAAGTTCCAAAGAACAAGGGATACAGCTCAGGAATCCCAACCATGTGTGTGTGGAGACAGAAAACCAGAAGCAGCAGGAATCCCAGGCCCGCAGCCTCGCTCCATGGGTCAACAGAGGTGGTAAAAAGATCATAAAAGTGCTTTCTTTGTGAGATGTGTGCGAGCAAATGGACACATCTAGACAATGTGGCTCTTTTCAGCCTGGGCTGAGTCATTCATTCCTAGAAGCTTTTTGGTATCCCCACCCTTCTCGAGTGACCGTACATTTTCAGAGCCCGCACTTTATCAGTGCCAGATAAGAGAGGACAGAATGAGAGAGTAGTGAGGGTGGAGAGGGTTGAGGGGAGGGAGTAAACAGGGACCTGAGATGGTGATCCCCTGTCGTCAGAGCCTGGACTGAAGCTCAGGCCTGGGTTTATGTTTGTCAAGTAATCAGGAAatacttcctcttcctccctcttcctcaccaccccctcctccatcccAAGCTCTTACCCGGGCGGGACCCAGAGCTACAGCCAGCTACTGAGGTTACACTACAGCATGAGAGATTTCTCTGGggctttgggggtggggtgcagtcAGGGCCAGTAGAGTACAGAAACACCTCAATTTTAGGTGGAACCTGCTGCCCACCCCCATATTCTGTGCTTTGATCCCAACCACGACCTGGTTTCTATACGGTACAGGGAAGAATAAACAGTGTCATGAAAAAGATATTGGACCTGGTGTCGAGAGCCCCATCTCTTCTCTCACGCTTTATATTCCAGGGCAAATGAAAATCCCCAGCCCACCCAATGCCCTTCTAGAAAGCACATCTTGCTGGGGGCCTTGCAAGTCTCATGGAATCAACTCATTTCCTGTCTAGACTCAGTTGCTCAGCCCCCAAAACATTGCATTATTTGGGGTCCATAAATAATGTGCAAGACAAAGATGTGCAAAGACACCACATTTCAGGCAAACCGCCGCGTTACAATCATTTCTGTGTGCCTGCCAGTCGGGAAGACTCCTGTGGAGAGTGAAATTAGTACCAGAGAAAGAGATAGCTGGAAAGAAGCTCACCTGAGTGTGCCAGGCCCTCTGCACACACTTTTGTGTGTTATAGATTGTCCTTGTGCATTTTACTGTCCTTAGGATTGTATCCTTGCTGGCCTAGCTGGCTAGCTAACACTGGGGTCAGTGAACTCCTTTGGGATGGGAACCCGGGCTCTCATTCCCAAGCTAGGCTGCTCCCCTGTTCCCACATCGTTTCCTCTACCCGAGTTTCACTAAGGCAGGCAGTCCTGATGGTGTACTCTGACCAGCAGGTTCAGCTATGACACCCTCTTCTGTGAAGCAGCTTTATTGGAGCCCCCTCCTTACCAGGCATGCATACTCCGAGCCCATCCTCTGTGTGCCGCTGGACCAGCAGAGCTTGGGTGGAGAGGCTGAGTGCCATGGGATCTGGGTAAGGTCAGTCCCACTGCCACGCtgccagagcctggcacatagtaggtgctcaactaCTTCTTGAGCAGAAGTAGTTTTACAACGGCAAGTCCTAACACCCCAAACAAAATGCCCTGGGGAGAGATGGTTTCTTTCCTAATGtccagaagctggaaaaaccACTTGACCAGAAAAGTTTGCATTGAGTTGGCAGCTTTGCTATAAAGTTCCTTTTAGACCTGATACAACGATTCAGGTAAAAAAATATAGCATGTACCCCTGACATGTCCTTCCTTGTAGGATCTCGGGGGCCCAAGAAGCAGGCTCTGAAAACTGAACATCTGGTTCCTCTGTTTAACGACCAACCCATGTGTCTATGATGGTTCTAAATTgacattattttctctctcacctTTGTCAGAAGGGATGCAATTTCCCAGACCTgattcctcctcccccttcccacaTTTGCAGCCATGCCAATGGGAACGGAGTGCTCGCTTGTGCTGGGGGCCCCAGCCGTGAAGGTGGCATGCTCAGGCTTACCTCTGGGAGTGGAGACGGCGGACAATCGCAATCCTGGTGCACGTTACACAGAAGCCCCGGGGTTCTGTGACAGCATATTTGCTTTAGGCTCCTGATCTATTCCCTCCAATCTCATGAAAAAGGGATTAGGGAAAGAGGCAAGATTAGTATCAGGACAGctgctcataaaaaaaaaaaaagtgaggtcaTGGCAAATTTTTTGGCCACGTTGAATTTTTTTAGTGGCCTGGTGAGTTTCTCAAACTGCAAAGCTGCCTCCAGTTTACGCTTGGCCCCAATTCTCATGTTTGTTTCTGTTGCACCATGGAGTCATCATCCAGCTCGGGCATGCTTTGGGGTTGGGGCTCTCCCTCTCAACCCCTCGCAGCAACACAGAGACAGTGCTCACATTTGCACACTGCTTGTTCCAGGACACTCACTCCTTGCTTGCCTTTCTGTCCTGGGCAGGTTCAAAGGAGACCTCAGGGCTCCTTACTGTCCCTACTGGACCCTGGGCAAGGAGCCAGGCCCAGGCATCCAGCACTGGCCCCTGGCCCTTTGGACCTGAATGGGACTTACCCGAGTCTCCAGAGCAAAAGGATCATCAGCTCTACCTTTCCACTTCTCTACGACAGACAACCCTGCTTCCTACCACCTTTTCCAGGTTTCTGTAGGCCCCTCTGTTGACTTGGGGCAAGGGGTGCATTTCCACCCAGGGAGAAAGCAGTGCGCTGTTTCATGGCTCCCCCTTCTTGACATTGCCCTTGCACCATCTGcttcctccctccactctcttcccttccattcgatcttaattaattaattaattaattattgtcATTTCAAAGTTAAATGATGTTGGTTTTAAGTGACTCGGCCTCCCTGAAATATAAGTGATCAAGGTGACTTTGAACTCACAAACTTTAGGAGATGCATGTCCCCTTAATGTTCAGATACCAAGAGTCTGAGCCTCTAACCCAAAGACAACAGGAAGTCCCCAGGTACCTTGTGGGGGTAGCTCTGAGGAATGCTTGTATATTCCAGAAAACCTTCGTTGTGGCCACTGGTCAGTCTGTACCTATAATCACCCTGGTGATTATAACTAATGATACTGTATTACATACAGCATTGCCTCTAGGTCCTAGGTCAGTGCTGTCTGGCTTCTTCCCAACCTAGCCTTTGGGTGTCCACGAAGCCTCCTGAAGCACAGCTCTGTCCAGATGGTAACAGTCAATGAGTCTACTCTGAAGACTCGGAATCACAGAAGCACAGTAATTGATACCAGAAGCATCTACTCTGGGAGGCCTACAAATCTTAATCTGATTTCTGTTACCTAGTGAGGAAGAGCTCGACTTCCAACACAGATCTCAGTGCATCTTCATTAACTCACAATCCAGGCCTAATTGCACCTTACTCCTGGAGATCCAAAAGCCACTTCCGTCCTCCTTGTCAATAGCCCTGTCAATAGCCCTGTCAAATAGCCTCCCTCTGTTCTTTATTGCAAATAAAATTGCCACCAGGAATGCCAACTGCCCCTTATTCATAAGATATGGTTTAGTTTCCCTGGCCTGGAAAAAACAATCACAATATAGTGCATTTGGGGCTTCAGAACACTTCAGCAGAACAGAGGGCTTTTGTTTCACCCACTTTATGGTCCTGCTTCCAGAGTGTGAGGAAGTTATACCTTCTGATGA contains:
- the CDRT4 gene encoding CMT1A duplicated region transcript 4 protein, translating into MNCTRDLQELPDGRRGDRKRSEQGIWTFGMKNSLVMEVIDARKMKTEEELTENIGLPLNMLEKHSPWPAYVTYMSPMVKRLIEKSKARDLECKQALEESQRTSRQSKPSSITHLKRRKSSKSSGNMVLKDTRSEAMLSMWSSYSVPTVGPTVIPEPVCLHTDSRENPTANYNKIIFPRKPMMRMLPYSSLLASKEKHSNI